ACAATGGGAGATCCCCATTATTGTGTCAGGATTGCACTCTGGGTTTTCCCTATGTAGTCTGTGATCAGCTGTGGAGCTTGCGAGGTCAATGCACCAAAGAGCTAAATCGTTCATGTTGATGGAGGTCAGGAAGATTCTAACATCATAACTGTGCACATGAAATTCAATACATTAAGACTTAAGGGTAAGACTATGggtattcacatatttttttactttttttggaagtTCTACTTTCTTTCCCCAAGCATTCCTATGTGGTGTGTAAATGGGCCCTGGGTCACTGCACATGACCTATACTATCcatactatttgttttattattttttgcatttgtgaaaCAAATATGGTTAATAGTTAAAAAGTACATCaatcaatataattaaaaaaatcaactgcaagtgaaaagtatattaaaatgagATTATCTGCAATTGTTCATAGTTTCTAATTATAAGGCCACCATGGGTATCATTGACTGTACTTTACAGCCCAGATTTATGACATTCAGTTGTCTTTTAGAGAGTTTGTTTTATATGTGTTCAGGCATTTTGTTAgatctttttcttttgcttttattgtttagttttatttgatGTTGACCAGTTATAGAACGACTTCTCCAAGACATCTGGGGTGCACTCCAGAGTCTGCGTAGCAATTATTACACAggccaagtttttattttctctctcctgtgtgaacgtactttttttattttacttgttgaGGTCAGGATGTGCGTCGCGCAGTTGATAATAATGCTCAGGAGATCAGCCGCTGGGAGTCTGTGGTTTACTACAGCATTACGGATTTACTTTCATTGTTGTGCCCGCGTGAAACCCTGGACCCTCCTTATCAGACTAGAGGGCAGCAGACATTATTCTTCCCTATCTATCGAAGATTTTTTTAACTGCACAGACTTATTCATCTTTTCTTGTTCACTGGTTAAGCCTGGGCTACATCTCAAGGGTGGAAGATCTACAGGGCTTACTGTGGTCCAAGAGAAAATCATCCCAACTCTGCCCCTTCCAAGGCTCCcctcttttttagattttttaaatgtatttttctgctaCCCTTTACAGATATCTTAGGCTTGTCACATGATATCCAGGGTCCTCCTTAGCTTTTCTCTGGTGCTGAATGGTCCACTTGTTAATGGACCTCTAGCACTTTTGAGACAGAATTGAAGAATAACACACCGAANATTATTCATGAAAGCAAACccttattttgcacaaaaaaggcCAATATTGAAGATGAAGCTCAAACATTTTGGCTACATTAAGTGAGACATCAAATGTCAGGAAACATCAAAGGGAAAAGAAGAAGGGGGATGATAGAGGCTAAGGTGGATAGAGAGAGCTACGGAAATAATGAATACAGACCAGCAAGACACACAGCCGCGGTCTTAAGTTTGCAAGGTCATGAAAAGTCACAACCTGATTACACAGAAAAAGAaggtttacaatataaaaatgttatatacatttttgaatattgtGGTGTTTATGCTGATTTTAATATATTGATGTTTTACCACCTAggtttatgtttttatggttttttggGTTCTGCAGTTTTGAAACATGCTGTCTGTTATATATGATGATGAGATGGTGATTTCCTCCAGCCGCTCTTACCCaattcctgtctatatgcactcaCTCCTGCATCAGCTGTACATCATTGTCCAGGACCCGTTATAGTGACAAGGCTCGAAAAATGTGTCAGCACAGCCTCTAGTAGTCTCTTCCAGGGGTATATGTGATAGCAAAGACCATGGGAAATTATCATTTATAGATAGGTCACTGCTGGCCAGCTTGATTTGCCACTACAGTGACTTTGCCTAACTGCTTTACAGCTATTGTGATATTAGCAACACAGAAAAAGCACATTCTCAACAGTTTGAACTAGTTGTTATATTTTGGGTAATTTTAATATTCAGCCAGGGGCCAGGTCAAGCAGTAGGCAAAAGAGGCAGTCAGCTTTCTTCAGCAATGCTGCCTTAATAATCATATTTATAGGAGGTACCAGCCAATGTACCTCCTATAATGAGCACATGTGCAATTCCCACTTATATAAGTCTTTGCAGAAATGTGATACATGAGGAAGAATTTTATACAATGCAAATGCCTTTtttcaaaacactttttcatCCGAATGGCCAGTCCAATGCACCGAATTGCACAGGAATGTAGAGCATGCTGTGCCGACATGCACTGTGCTGCAGTGTACTGGTAAAGTgcatcaaaaatgaatgggaCCCCAGTACACCAATACTTGTCATATGTGTTGCTGCAAGTTTTGTTAACTTAAGCATTCTCACAATGCAGTAATAGAACAAGCATGAGCAATAGAAGGGGAAAgacaaaatctttattaaaaaagttttccaTGCAGAGGTATcatttattctacatttttcCCTTGAACATAATAAATCTAATGCCAAATAAAAGATCTAACTGTAATGAAATGAAAGCTTTAACTGGACTCATCATTAAAAACCCATCTGTTGCTATGGTTTACAACTGCTGTGGTCAGACCTCATCCCCGATAATGTTTGAAGATACGAGTCACCAGTCTTCATGGTGACAGGATCAGACTGATGGGTTAACCCTATATTTTAACTCTATTAAAAGAACCTTTATTTAGACGGTGGAATGCAGGCATCGTTACGCCTTTATTTCATGCTCCACaatgagtttttttatgttatataaactGTGAAGTGGGAAAATTGAACTAAGTGTTGTATAGCTAAAGGTTACAACATAGGCTATTACTGTACTATTTACCAGAAGGGAAGCTTTAACTGGATTTGGTATTTCATTCTGttccatattcttttttattaatttcaaacATAGATTTTTAAATCCAACAACTTTTGGTTATCTTTATATCAAGACATCATACTAGCACCCTTACATAAAGCCTAAATTTGGGCTTTGGGCTATTCCACTTGAATAGAAGCTCTGCTTATGCTGGCTGGGCCTTCTCTACCTTCGAACCCCCAACTAAATGTAGATGAAAAACATACCTAAACATTACAACATACATAAAGAATAAAGTTAGAATTGACTTACCTTCCATCCACAGCACCCAGGCAATGATGTTGATAATGCTAGTAGCAGCACTGAACTGAATCACCTATGATCTGGTTGAATTTAGGATCAGCCTAAATCAGAATCTGAACAGAAACACTAGACCTGACCGAATGAGAGGGGCAATTAATCTAGTCATTAAGACAAAGAGTATGCATTCTGTATGGACTGAAAATTGCTGCTCTTATCCTAGCCAGCCTGTAATAGGACAATGAAAGGCGATCAGCAAATTTGTCACATTGTTCCCCCCTTCTGTTAGGATTCCCCTTGTGTAAGATAAACAGCACTGTCCAATAGAATCTGGTTGAACCTGAATGACATACAGTTCTGCCCTTTCCTCTCCCAGTTGAAGTCCACTACACAATGGCACTGGGAACTGGGAACAGATTCatatcacatatattttatatgtgtaaaaaacaattttttttgcattcaaagattcataatatattattattattattNNNNNNNNNNNNNNNNNNNNNNNNNNNNNNNNNNNNNNNNNNNNNNNNNNNNNNNNNNNNNNNNNNNNNNNNNNNNNNNNNNNNNNNNNNNNNNNNNNNNNNNNNNNNNNNNNNNNNNNNNNNNNNNNNNNNNNNNNNNNNNNNNNNNNNNNNNNNNNNNNNNNNNNNNNNNNNNNNNNNNNNNNNNNNNNNNNNNNNNNNNNNNNNNNNNNNNNNNNNNNNNNNNNNNNAAGATTAGAAAACATGGTTCTAAAGTTGTACAAAGATCAGATAGTAGCCTATATTTTATTCTCAATGCATTTCGCAGTGGCAACTACTTCAACTACTTCCTCAAGAGTAAGATATCTCAATcttaaaataacacacacacacactgggacttttagtttttttgttttttttgcagccagAGATAGTGTATTCTTTATTGCAGCATATCACTCCCATCATTTATAGAATGCTACAATCATACAATCATTCATGTaattatacaaatttatttaatgCTGGAATTGATTGTGTGGGGTCTGTAAATTAGATTCTTATTGGTATATTTATTCTATACACAAGGCTTCTGCCTTCCTAAAGCAGTAGTTTTCACTTCAGAATCTGTATTCACTTCATTTATTCAGATTTAagataaaggtttatttttttatttttttttttttttaatatttattttaatttagtgtGGATATTTAAAGCTAACCCAGACTACAATGCAAGGGACTCCTTTAGAATATATGCTTTATAAAGCTGCATACTGTTTTTTAACCTGTAGGGGACACTGTTCTGTCTCATATATATAAGACTCCTATTGCACACAGCATTCTCTCACAAGTTACATTCCCTGCTGCCTTTTACTGCTTTGCCTCAGCAGCTTTTCCCTTTCTCGTAATCTCCTTCTATCTGGCTTTCTCTTCTGTCCCTCTTCGTCACTGCTGCCTCTTCTCTGTCTGTTCTCTTTACTTTAATCCTTTCATTTCTAAGTATTCGCATTCACCTGCTCCCCTCCCCACTTCTCTGCATCCTACCCACCTTCTTATCTCTCTTctccaattccttttttttccttaatctTTGCTTTCTTCACTGTTCCGTTATATATCATCCATTCACTTTTTTGTGTCAGTTTTCTCCCGTctcttacatttttgttcctattTCTTTCTCAATTCCTTTTTACACTCTTTTATTTCCCTAAAGTTCTTTCAAGTTCTCATTTTTCGCGATATTCAACcgtttgtgttttatatttattttagtgtcttctgtttttttttacatcggatttttttacctgattttgttttttttgtttttttgctattacCTTGCGGTCTCCTCAAAGACCACATACCCTGTTCTCTGGAGGGGCCATTTGCCTCTCCTCCACATCCTCCGGCACCATAGCTCCCCCCGGCCGTGGGTCCCCCCGTCCCTTGGCCCCATTTGGCCTCGGGAGGAAGACCTTGGTGGCAGTGGCAATTGGAGTAGTTATGGTACTAATTTTGGTAATACTCATTCCAGTTTTGGTCAACTCTGTGGGCTCCGATGGTCACTATGAGATGTTGGGCACTTGCCGGATGGTGTGTGACCCCTACCTTAGCAAAACTGGGACAACAACCACCAGTACAAATATTCGAGCAGGCACTGGAGCTGAACCTTTGAGCGAGAGAGGACAGCTGGCCCCATCAACTTTAGTCCAAGGTCCGCAAGGAAAGGCTGGACGTCCCGGGAAGCCAGGACCACCTGGAGAGCCTGGACTACCTGGCCCACCAGGTCCGGTAGGACCACCAGGAGAACGAGGAGAACCAGGTAAACCTGGACCTCCAGGACTGCCAGGAGGTGGAGTGACTGGTGCCATTAGTACGGCTACATATACTACAGTTCCACGTGTGGCCTTCTATGCTGGCTTGAAGAACCCGCATGAGGGCTATGAGATCCTCAAATTTGACGATGTGGTCACCAACCTTGGTAACAATTATGATGCAACAAGTGGACGGTTCAGCTGTACAGTACCAGGCACCTACTTCTTCACCTACCATGTCCTGATGAGAGGTGGTGACGGCACCAGCATGTGGGCAGACCTTTGCAAGAATGGACAGGTAAGCATGCCAACATTGGCACTTTTAATTTTACCATctgatttttttgaaaagtgtttGGGTAATGCCATCTTAACAAACTCACTTGCTTTGTCTATCATACCAGGGCTGGCTAACCTTTGACCCTTCATTTTCTAGGAACTACATGCTCAAGTATACATCACCATCTATTAtacacatatttgtatatatgcaCTGGCATCTATATCACATTAATGCAAGAAAGATGCCTTACctaaacaacaaaacataaacatgttaataattcaaaattcaaaatgtaaaatttagtaCGCGTCTTTTACGCTGGCACTGTAAGCTCACATAAATGCAAGTAAAAGTGTCACCCTCTATGTTATTATCTTTCAATTCTGATAGAATTGTACAGCTACGAATAGTAAAAGACTGTATgattttatacacatacataagatagatagatagatagatagatagatagatagatagatagatagatagatagatagatgtatagatagatagatagatagatagatagatagatagatagatagatagatagatagatagatagatgtatagatagatagatagatgtatagatagatagattttttttcattcatttttattaaacaatagatAATTCCCAGGGACACTTTTTGATCACTAAATAGCCTATGatcacataatatttataaaggctggttaataaaacatatattaactgaaacttaataaataatataaaaagaagtaaTCAATACTAGGCAGTGCAGAAAAAGAAGCAATATTTTATCAGGGGCAAAAACCAGGATCAAACATTTCCAGGGACAAGCCTTCAAACTAAGGTCCCTACAAGTCAGAGACAGCTGGCAACTTTATAATTGGAAATTTGGTGTTTCTCGTTCTCTTGCAAACTGCTAAAATGATTTAACTGTTGAAACAACATCCATCTACGTGATTGAAATATAGCGTAATTAATTGGTATTTAGAATAAAGAGGACTGATTGAATGCTAAAGTGGCAGCAGTATACAAAACAGAGGGGGGATAGAGGGAAAGtgcttatattgttttttttttctctttcggAATTAGCATTGATCCTAGAACTGAACTTGTGTACAATCTCTTCTGGAGCGGTGCCCTGATTGGCACTATCAGAATTAATTACCATGAAAGAGCCAGGCAGCCTGGAGGGAGAATGAGTAATGAAGATGAACTAAGGGGGCTTTGAACTTACACAGGGCAGTTGCATTGCAGCCGTCACAATGCATTAAAGGGTCTTGCGTCCCAATAGTACATTATGTGCTGCAGTGCCTGTTAGCCTGTTAGTGCCACCTTAGCATTGAATCATGCAGATCTTTGAGGCACGCGAACTGTGGTCACAATGGGTGGCTTATTAAATTAAGCGCCCAAGGGACAGTGGTTTTCTCCACTCCAGCGTTTACGTTTTAAATCACCCAGAGATAAAAGTAAGATAGCTTCAGTGGAGCAGAGAAAATGAGTTTACCcacaggaaaagaaaaactaGCAGCCTGGAGCAAGGTAGACAGTTAGCACATGGTAGGAAAGAGAGTTTGCCTAGAGACAGAGGGGGAAGACCTGAGAAAGCAGAAAGCGCCAGCCAAGAATGCAGGAACACAGTGTGTATTGTATGAAAAATAgcaagatttgaaccttggatATAAGTAAGACCAAGGTAGGCAAAACAATGTTCATTGTGACTGATTAGGTAGCATGTTTACAAAAGCTGTACCCAGGAAAGAGGTAAAACCTTAAAAAGAATTTCCCCTTATTTGTTGAACAACACTGGGCCAAGAAAATGGCATAATTGGTTGACTGGTTCATAACAGAATTAATTTAATTTGTCTTTGACTTGATGAAGTGTaaccaacaaaaataaagcaagtCAAGGAGACAACCAATAGAAACTCCTAGGGAAGACAGTGACAATGGGCCAGCTCACAAACACATCAAACACCTAAAAGCAGATGCAAGACATCTTCAGAAATAAAGTGTCTACTTGGTTTACAAGCATTAGCTAAGAGTGCGACTATAAGGAAtgacaaaaaaaccaaaaacagagACACCTGGAGAGATAAAATGGgatgggaaaaaaggaaaaaagttcccAATACTTATGTTGATTGAAGGAAGAGATAGCTTAGCAGAAGTCTAAAGACAATATTAACCATACCGCGTCAGTTATGAGAAAACTATGTCACAGTACAAGCCAAGGCTTCAGGTGAGGATGCAATGCAGATTTAGGGTATAATTAAGGcaaaacaattgttaaaaaatggGAACTTAAGTGGAAaaagattaaagtaaaaaaatgaaatataaatttaaatgttacaaaagCAAGCCCCAACAAAAACTGTGTTGTATTAAAATGTCTACAGAATCATCGAGGGATTTACACAATGAACTAGGACAGATAAAGACAAACTTAGTGTAAAACAGTCTAAGAAACTACAATTTGAGAAAGATATATTCGgaaggttttatattttagaatctCCCATTAGATACCTCaaatcttttaaaacttttactttaaatgtagaGAATAAAGATTAGAAACCCTGTTAGGTTTATAGTGCGGTCTGCATCACTTCTTGTTAGAATTTCCTATTTGTCCGAGTGACTGCTGTGATGGGAACATTTCAGAGCCATCACCAAAACAGGATGTAAGAGTAAATCTTCCAGTTCTATACTTCCAGACCTGTACTTGCGAAATCTAAGATAGGATTTCTCTTcactataaatatattctttctaCTTCCCTTTGTATCTTCAGGACAGAATGCATTTATCGGTACAGCAAAAGTAAACTTGGTTTTTAACCCCtctttactttatccaaaacaaaaaaaaatagtttgggctatgcatacacttttattttcagtggttgcacataaaatttatatttcaatgcTTTGACAACGGAAGGCCCATTGTTAGTATATTGTGATGAAGCTGAGATTTGAGTATGATGGTGGTCATTAAAtcccctataaaaaaaatgggcctgatttattaaagctctccaaggttggaaaaaatacaccttcatcagttgagcaaaactggaatagatttcattaaataaagtaattttctatttgttagcaaatgttttcaatgctggaccagatccattccaggtttactggatcatccaggatcactgataaaggtgtatcctttccagccttggggagcttttataaatcaggcccaatgtaagaaAGTCTATGGTAAGATACCATCCGATAGTTCTAAGCAGGGCAACAAGAGACAGTAAAAGGACAGGGTGACACATGATTATATGGCAAAAGCTAATGATATGAAGAATGAAAAAGCATAACAGAAGAAGATTGTTCAAAGAAGCATAACGGAGCCCAAAGCAGAAAGTGTAAAATAGTCCAGTGTAGGTAAGAAGAGTTAGGTCGCTGGGACATACTGTATTCCACAATATATTTTGGAGACAGCACAGAAACATATTCTTGAGTAAAAGAGTAGATATAGCAGTGTAAAATAACATGGGAGTGGGACAGTGTATCATAGGCTGGTCTGAGATTGTCCATAGGTAAAGAGTCAGCTTTAGGACAATGGGTCACAGTCCAAACTGAGCTAGTAAGATAAAATACTGGTTTAGAATGTGTGACTTATACTAGAAAAGGACAAGAACAGCTCTGTTGAAAATTTTGTCCAGTGTATAACAAGGAGACTTCAGGCTTGTATGAAGACATGAGGCTGTGTGGTCCTGACCCAAGAGTAGAGTGTTCCGAAGTTCATCAGAAATTATTTCATAGCAAAATAAATGAGAGTAAAAAAGTCCAGAGGGCTTTAATAGGCTAGTTCAAAATTAGCCACCTTGGAGGAACTGAAACTTATCCAACCCAAAAGTCGAGAGCTTTAGCTGAACTTTGGCAACATTAgaaactccttttttttattttatcgaatctcgcgatccgtgctaaaacacaccccgtgtacggtaaaaaagtgtatgtgcaaaaacaccacgcaaaaaacgtgcactggggttctatttggtaatccctcctctaaagaggaagggccacccttttcctCAAACCCTCCGAAGcaaagctccagacgagggctgagTACTGAgcccatccagccgaagctggaatggACTTACATGCCCCCCTGGCCGAagccttttctctctgggaccgCATAAGCAGGTCCCACCAGATActcagctgggagctctcccgaagagagactcccactaagggagagcgcCTGATTGTTAGGCCGaggcactctccaagacttcagggctagcccataggggaatagcaccctccatcaaaacgTGGCAACAAATACCAAACATTAGAAAACTACTAGCCCAGACACACAGAATCCAAAGACAGGGGGAACCACAAGGGAAGAGGTCAAATTCAAACAACAACTAACAAATCACCAAGCCTTGTTATTCTCGTGGAAAGAAATGTACTTTTTGAATGTATAAACTCCCTTGAATGGTATGAATTCCCTATCCACATCTCTTATCTGTCTGACTGCCAAGCAAATGTATTGCTTTCACACTCACAATTCACTGCGGTCTTCTCAGAACTGAAGCAGTAGTGACAAGCACATTGAGTAAAACAGCGCTGATTGTGTAATATGGGTAATCTATAAAAATCATGCAGTTGCAATGCGTAACATATTACAACAATGAAAGAGCAATATAAAAGGTAATAGACCATACCTAAAGCTATTTAGCACAAAACATGCTCcgctttataaatgatatttctCTATCTTTTGGGACTCCACTATAAAATTGTGTCTCcctcttaaaaaatacattcatggaTACAATAGAATATATAGACAGAAACTGTAGAATATAGAAaaataggtatataaatattaggttaataaacttttttttttttttaaactttttcattgGCTAAAGAATTAACTAtgtacaaaatgatttattttatggtgtATAATTACCCTTTAGGTCATTGTCCTCAAGCTGCCAACATTTTTTGATGGCtttgtatattataattaatatattaattataacacATGAGGACTTGCATTTTCTAAAGAATCActtgaatttttataaaaaattatatgatcTGAGAAATAAGATGTGAATTCCTAAAGCGTTTGGTGATACCAGTATTTAAAAGTATAGATGTTAAAGAGTATTTACAATAGTGAAATATATTA
This Pyxicephalus adspersus chromosome 6, UCB_Pads_2.0, whole genome shotgun sequence DNA region includes the following protein-coding sequences:
- the C1QL1 gene encoding C1q-related factor; this translates as MVLILVILIPVLVNSVGSDGHYEMLGTCRMVCDPYLSKTGTTTTSTNIRAGTGAEPLSERGQLAPSTLVQGPQGKAGRPGKPGPPGEPGLPGPPGPVGPPGERGEPGKPGPPGLPGGGVTGAISTATYTTVPRVAFYAGLKNPHEGYEILKFDDVVTNLGNNYDATSGRFSCTVPGTYFFTYHVLMRGGDGTSMWADLCKNGQVRASAIAQDADQNYDYASNSVILHLDAGDEVYIKLDGGKAHGGNNNKYSTFSGFIIYSD